In Geminocystis sp. NIES-3708, a single window of DNA contains:
- the petC gene encoding cytochrome b6-f complex iron-sulfur subunit, translated as MTQISGNADVPDMGRRQFMNLLTFGTITGVAAGALYPVVSYFIPKSSGGAGGGLTAKDKLGNDIVASEFLANHQAGDRTLAQGLKGDPTYIVVTEDKSIASYGINAVCTHLGCVVPWNASEDKFICPCHGSQYNNEGKVVRGPAPLSLALVHADVTDDKVILTNWEETDFRDGSNPWWA; from the coding sequence ATGACACAAATTTCTGGAAACGCTGATGTTCCTGATATGGGGCGTCGTCAGTTCATGAACTTACTGACATTTGGTACTATTACGGGAGTTGCCGCTGGAGCGTTATATCCTGTGGTTAGCTACTTTATTCCTAAATCCTCTGGTGGTGCTGGTGGTGGCTTAACCGCTAAAGATAAACTTGGTAATGATATTGTTGCTAGTGAATTTTTAGCTAATCATCAAGCAGGCGATCGCACTTTGGCTCAAGGCTTAAAAGGTGATCCTACTTATATAGTTGTCACCGAAGATAAAAGTATTGCTTCTTATGGTATAAATGCTGTTTGTACTCACTTAGGTTGTGTTGTACCTTGGAATGCCTCCGAAGATAAATTTATTTGTCCTTGTCATGGTTCTCAATATAATAACGAAGGGAAAGTAGTACGTGGTCCTGCACCATTATCTTTAGCATTAGTTCATGCTGATGTTACTGACGATAAAGTAATTTTAACCAACTGGGAAGAAACTGATTTCCGTGACGGTTCAAATCCTTGGTGGGCTTAA
- a CDS encoding DUF3067 family protein, translating to MTGKELQELIFHKWGCSYDAQVLRIKDKIYFQVMWKYLEQASFHFTETEYLEHLEEVANYLRIWGVIEQVQKGILEAKNRPRLGKAVSISLDLGERTSEWII from the coding sequence ATGACGGGAAAAGAGTTACAAGAATTGATTTTCCATAAATGGGGATGCTCTTATGATGCACAAGTATTACGCATTAAAGATAAGATTTATTTTCAAGTAATGTGGAAATATTTAGAACAAGCCTCCTTTCATTTTACTGAAACCGAATATCTTGAGCATTTAGAAGAAGTTGCTAACTATCTAAGGATTTGGGGAGTTATTGAGCAAGTGCAAAAGGGTATTTTAGAAGCTAAAAATCGCCCTCGTTTAGGTAAAGCTGTTAGTATTTCCTTAGATTTAGGAGAGCGTACTTCTGAGTGGATAATTTAA
- a CDS encoding GAF domain-containing SpoIIE family protein phosphatase codes for MFIDNEQYQKNLVTKVNDLEAQLKIARDYQTVFEAEKDLFNSLMGMLPSLQTSGFPAMGKLLDNWIAIAESAENGKILQLTLHQTMKIATEAVKADSSSLFIFNHEQEICYSVNMTSNCQLTATQNPETIDLDEGLLDWVRKNRKICLIKDIENDPRWYHKSPQSSGIRSVLSLPLLAEEQLFAIITLNHSDVDYFQPEMVQLIELTAQTITFIIEIAAIKIEKATSEIQKKLLENLVEVARSPIKKDLLKQTISQILDLAVDITHAQKGSMFLLERGGEKVVDAILSRRELPADVRAKLIGMVFKDGFAGWIIRNKEAGLIVDIENDNRWTKLANDNTNTRSAIGVPIKRGNYILGVIILEHPEVNHFSGETVSLMQVTADQMALVIENAYLYYEVQQYASTLDEELQKGREMQRDFLPTTIVQPENWEIEAFLNPAKQLSGDFYDVFPIGNYVGLVIADVCDKGVGSAMFMALMRSLLRIFARKIQTRQFGSDYSAQTDFISIAGQEIDLAQIAPLEAIKFTNNYVADNHGNTNMFATIFFGILNPNNGVLTYINGGHEPILILDQFGIKKELDSTGAAVGMMTNMKFTIEQTTLEPGDILLGYTDGVTDGKNPEGKLFGKKKLIELIQGQPFNSATDLLNTIKDNLLAYIGDAPQFDDITLLSVMRKIDN; via the coding sequence ATGTTCATAGATAATGAGCAATATCAAAAAAACTTAGTAACAAAAGTTAACGATTTAGAAGCTCAACTAAAAATAGCTCGTGATTATCAAACGGTTTTTGAAGCCGAGAAAGACTTATTCAATAGTTTAATGGGAATGCTTCCCTCTTTACAAACTAGCGGTTTTCCAGCCATGGGTAAATTATTAGATAATTGGATTGCTATTGCGGAATCTGCTGAAAATGGAAAAATTTTACAGTTAACACTACATCAGACAATGAAAATTGCCACGGAAGCAGTCAAAGCTGATAGTAGTAGTTTATTCATCTTCAATCATGAACAAGAAATTTGTTATAGTGTCAACATGACTAGTAATTGTCAATTGACAGCAACTCAAAATCCAGAAACTATCGATTTAGATGAAGGTTTACTGGATTGGGTGAGAAAAAATCGAAAGATATGTTTAATCAAAGATATAGAAAATGACCCTCGTTGGTATCATAAATCACCTCAATCTTCTGGCATTCGCTCAGTATTAAGTCTTCCTCTACTAGCAGAAGAACAATTATTTGCGATTATTACCCTCAATCATTCTGATGTAGATTATTTTCAGCCAGAAATGGTGCAACTCATTGAATTAACTGCTCAAACTATTACTTTTATTATTGAAATTGCGGCGATAAAAATTGAAAAAGCAACTTCGGAAATTCAGAAAAAACTTCTTGAAAATTTAGTGGAAGTAGCGCGATCGCCAATTAAAAAAGATTTACTAAAACAAACTATCAGTCAAATTCTTGATTTAGCCGTAGATATTACCCATGCACAAAAAGGTAGTATGTTTTTGTTAGAAAGAGGAGGAGAAAAAGTAGTTGACGCAATTTTATCTCGTCGAGAATTACCTGCTGATGTGAGGGCAAAATTAATCGGCATGGTATTTAAAGATGGTTTTGCTGGTTGGATTATCCGAAATAAAGAAGCTGGTTTAATTGTTGATATTGAAAATGATAATCGTTGGACAAAATTAGCTAACGATAATACCAACACAAGATCTGCCATTGGTGTACCTATTAAAAGAGGTAATTATATTTTAGGGGTAATTATTCTCGAACATCCTGAAGTCAATCATTTTAGTGGTGAAACCGTTAGTTTAATGCAAGTAACCGCAGATCAAATGGCATTAGTAATTGAAAATGCTTATTTATACTACGAAGTTCAACAATATGCTAGTACTTTAGATGAAGAATTACAAAAAGGTCGAGAAATGCAAAGAGATTTCTTACCAACAACAATAGTTCAACCTGAAAATTGGGAAATTGAAGCATTTTTAAATCCCGCTAAACAACTTTCTGGAGATTTTTATGATGTTTTCCCTATTGGTAATTATGTTGGCTTAGTCATTGCTGATGTTTGTGACAAAGGAGTCGGTAGTGCAATGTTTATGGCGTTAATGCGTAGCTTATTGCGTATTTTTGCTCGTAAAATTCAAACCCGTCAATTTGGAAGTGATTATTCTGCACAAACTGATTTTATATCTATTGCAGGTCAAGAAATTGATTTAGCTCAAATTGCACCTTTAGAAGCCATTAAATTCACTAACAATTATGTAGCTGATAATCATGGCAATACAAATATGTTTGCTACTATCTTTTTCGGTATTCTTAATCCTAATAACGGAGTATTGACTTATATTAATGGTGGTCATGAGCCGATTTTAATTTTAGATCAGTTTGGTATAAAAAAAGAGCTTGATTCAACAGGTGCGGCGGTAGGAATGATGACTAATATGAAGTTTACCATTGAACAAACCACTCTTGAACCGGGGGATATTCTTCTAGGTTATACCGATGGTGTAACAGATGGAAAAAATCCCGAAGGTAAATTATTTGGGAAGAAAAAATTAATAGAATTAATTCAAGGACAACCATTTAATTCTGCTACAGATTTACTTAATACGATCAAGGATAATTTGTTAGCTTATATTGGTGATGCTCCGCAATTTGATGATATTACTCTTTTGTCTGTAATGCGAAAAATTGATAACTAA
- the remA gene encoding extracellular matrix/biofilm regulator RemA yields MDIKLINIGFGNIVTANRVIAIVSPESAPIKRIISDAREKGLLIDATYGRRTRAVIITDSSHVVLSAIQPETVANRFVTHVEK; encoded by the coding sequence ATGGATATTAAATTAATTAACATCGGTTTTGGTAATATTGTTACAGCTAACCGAGTTATTGCTATTGTAAGTCCAGAATCAGCCCCCATTAAACGTATTATTAGCGATGCTAGAGAAAAGGGTCTTTTAATTGATGCTACTTATGGCAGAAGAACTAGAGCAGTTATCATAACCGATTCGAGTCATGTTGTTTTGTCTGCTATTCAACCAGAAACCGTAGCTAATCGATTTGTTACCCATGTAGAAAAATAG
- the gmk gene encoding guanylate kinase has translation MSQEGKLVVITGPSGVGKGTIVKSLLAKNPEIFLSISATTRSPRQGEVDGKDYYFLSHVQFEEMINNSELLEWAEYAGNYYGTPKKPVLTQITEGKIVVLEIEVVGANQVKESFPTATRIFILPPSVNELEKRLRGRGTDVDEIVTKRLIKAKEELAVSHEFDYQIINDTLEEAVADVEQTIKNLI, from the coding sequence ATGAGTCAAGAAGGTAAATTAGTCGTAATTACCGGACCTAGCGGAGTCGGAAAAGGTACGATTGTTAAATCATTATTGGCAAAAAATCCAGAAATTTTCTTGTCAATTTCGGCGACAACTCGCTCTCCTCGTCAGGGAGAAGTTGATGGTAAAGACTATTATTTTTTGTCTCATGTTCAATTTGAGGAGATGATAAATAATTCTGAATTATTAGAATGGGCTGAGTATGCAGGAAATTACTATGGCACACCAAAAAAACCTGTCCTAACACAAATCACAGAGGGTAAAATTGTTGTTTTAGAAATTGAGGTTGTTGGGGCAAATCAAGTTAAAGAAAGTTTTCCTACCGCCACCAGAATTTTTATATTACCTCCTTCTGTGAATGAATTAGAAAAACGATTGAGAGGTAGAGGTACAGATGTTGATGAAATAGTTACAAAACGTTTGATTAAAGCTAAAGAAGAATTAGCTGTTAGTCATGAGTTTGATTATCAGATTATTAATGATACCTTAGAAGAAGCGGTCGCCGATGTTGAACAGACCATTAAAAATCTCATATAG
- a CDS encoding ABC transporter ATP-binding protein, whose amino-acid sequence MQINVKENDWGLLLKIAPYAKRNSSILLISLILLIPLSLAGAVQPLLVGQAISLLRNEPTWSFLKSYSVSNGLNVLAFILLLTIIIRTIFQAWQGFLVQKVGQEITAFIREDLFNHVTSLGSNFFNKTPVGKLVTRITNDVEALGDVFATGAIGILSDLVSILVIILTMFSLQWQLASMLVLMLIPVTALIIYFQKQYRIANYAAREELSLLNSMLQENVVGINIVQLFRREKYNSEMFRNVNYRYLKAIDKTIFHDSAVSATLEWISLVAIAGVLWVGGLFILEDKLTFGILSAFILYSQRLFDPLRQFADKFTMFQSGFTAIERITELMSIPLEIKDREDNISFNIDQENQQIGEIKFENVWFAYKPDEYVLKNLDFTIKPGEKVALVGPTGAGKSSIIRLLCRLYEPTKGRILVDGIDIKDINQKELRSHIGVILQESFIFAGDVKRNITLGEEYSFEKIKQAAEITNIDKFINQLPQGYDTQLRERGANLSGGQKQLLAFARVAIRNPNILVLDEATSSLDVATEADTQQALDKLLVNKTAIIIAHRLSTIRNVDKILVLKHGELIESGSHDQLLIQNGLYSSLYKLQMLATTES is encoded by the coding sequence ATGCAGATAAATGTCAAAGAAAATGATTGGGGATTACTGTTAAAAATTGCCCCTTATGCTAAACGAAATTCCTCTATTTTATTAATTTCTTTAATTTTATTAATTCCTTTATCTTTAGCAGGTGCAGTTCAACCTCTTCTTGTAGGACAAGCAATCTCACTGTTAAGAAATGAACCTACATGGTCATTTTTAAAATCTTATTCTGTCTCTAATGGATTAAATGTATTAGCTTTTATTTTACTTTTAACTATTATTATTAGAACTATTTTTCAAGCGTGGCAAGGATTTTTAGTACAAAAAGTCGGACAAGAAATAACAGCATTTATTCGAGAAGATTTATTTAATCATGTTACTTCTTTAGGGTCTAATTTTTTTAATAAAACTCCCGTCGGAAAATTGGTAACAAGAATTACTAATGATGTGGAAGCATTAGGAGACGTTTTTGCTACAGGTGCAATTGGTATTCTTAGTGATTTAGTTTCTATTTTAGTTATTATTTTGACAATGTTTTCTCTTCAATGGCAGTTGGCTTCTATGTTGGTATTAATGTTGATTCCTGTCACAGCTTTAATTATCTATTTTCAAAAACAATATCGTATTGCAAATTATGCGGCAAGGGAAGAATTGTCTTTACTTAACTCTATGTTGCAGGAAAATGTTGTGGGTATTAATATCGTGCAATTATTTCGACGAGAAAAATATAATAGTGAAATGTTCCGTAATGTTAATTATAGATACTTAAAAGCCATTGATAAAACCATTTTTCATGACTCCGCAGTATCTGCTACTTTAGAATGGATTTCTTTAGTGGCGATCGCAGGAGTATTATGGGTAGGAGGATTATTTATTTTAGAGGATAAACTAACATTTGGGATATTGTCAGCTTTTATTCTTTATTCTCAAAGATTATTCGATCCTTTGCGTCAATTTGCGGATAAATTTACCATGTTTCAATCGGGATTTACTGCTATTGAAAGAATTACTGAATTGATGAGTATTCCTTTAGAAATTAAAGATCGTGAAGATAATATTAGCTTTAATATCGATCAAGAAAATCAACAAATTGGCGAAATAAAATTTGAAAATGTTTGGTTTGCTTATAAACCTGATGAATATGTCTTAAAAAATCTTGACTTTACCATTAAACCAGGAGAAAAAGTTGCTTTAGTAGGTCCTACAGGTGCGGGAAAAAGTTCTATAATTCGTTTATTATGTCGTTTATATGAACCAACAAAAGGGAGAATTTTAGTTGACGGTATTGACATCAAAGACATTAATCAAAAAGAATTAAGAAGTCATATTGGTGTAATTTTACAAGAAAGTTTTATCTTTGCTGGTGACGTGAAACGTAATATCACTCTAGGAGAAGAATATTCCTTTGAAAAAATAAAACAAGCCGCCGAAATTACCAATATTGATAAATTTATCAATCAATTACCCCAAGGATATGATACTCAATTAAGAGAAAGAGGAGCAAATCTTTCTGGTGGGCAAAAACAACTTTTAGCCTTTGCTAGAGTCGCCATTCGTAATCCTAATATACTTGTGTTGGATGAAGCCACTTCAAGTTTAGATGTTGCTACTGAAGCAGATACTCAACAAGCCTTAGATAAACTTTTAGTTAATAAGACTGCTATTATTATCGCTCATCGTCTTTCAACCATTCGCAATGTGGATAAAATTTTGGTATTAAAACATGGAGAATTAATCGAATCGGGCAGTCATGATCAATTACTTATACAAAATGGATTATACTCTAGTTTATATAAGTTACAAATGTTGGCTACTACGGAAAGCTAA